A stretch of the Bradyrhizobium arachidis genome encodes the following:
- a CDS encoding metallophosphoesterase, whose protein sequence is MSNNALAATYRYVHLSDFHLCNQPWRTNILSRDLHKSLDTFDKRQAPQNEWNSIIRPASFIPEIVAGAARFCYGLNRKFDGIIISGDLATTGRGVDLDVAKDFIKTPPLYGPYIRYNEPTICGTALPKNIHLVPGNHDRYSDDFATPGSQTFGLMFEIPHMRNRNGDVGHWVKIKSGRKLGFVYADFALRRVDDVKDISRGPYGQGFAHADILNKLKAKTQELRDQDIPVVWIIHFAPYDCDPDLHLVNFKQVTDAAVALDVLCTLCGHIHEQQHVVVDGHPVFCAGSAGCVDSKNNARLHLMTIKIDDTGPTVSRRNFRWSWDQDAFVEVGSD, encoded by the coding sequence ATGTCGAATAACGCGTTAGCTGCGACCTATCGATACGTTCACTTATCGGATTTTCATCTTTGCAATCAGCCCTGGCGGACAAACATACTTTCTCGCGATTTGCACAAGTCGCTCGACACGTTCGATAAACGGCAGGCGCCTCAGAATGAATGGAATTCGATCATTCGTCCCGCCAGCTTCATTCCGGAGATCGTGGCTGGTGCAGCAAGGTTTTGCTACGGGCTCAATCGCAAATTCGATGGAATAATAATTTCCGGGGATCTAGCAACAACCGGGCGTGGTGTTGACCTGGACGTAGCGAAGGATTTCATCAAGACGCCCCCTCTATACGGTCCTTACATACGCTACAACGAACCGACAATTTGTGGCACTGCACTTCCAAAAAATATCCACCTCGTGCCCGGCAATCACGATCGGTATAGCGACGATTTCGCTACCCCAGGATCGCAGACTTTCGGGCTGATGTTCGAAATTCCTCACATGAGGAATCGGAATGGGGACGTCGGCCATTGGGTTAAGATCAAGAGCGGCCGGAAACTTGGATTTGTCTATGCTGATTTCGCCTTACGACGGGTTGACGACGTCAAAGACATTTCAAGGGGTCCCTACGGACAAGGCTTTGCCCATGCGGACATCCTAAATAAGTTAAAAGCGAAAACCCAAGAACTGCGGGACCAAGATATCCCGGTAGTCTGGATCATTCATTTTGCACCTTATGATTGTGATCCCGACCTTCATCTAGTAAACTTCAAGCAGGTCACCGACGCTGCAGTCGCGCTAGATGTCCTATGCACCTTGTGCGGGCACATACACGAACAACAGCATGTCGTTGTGGATGGACATCCTGTCTTTTGCGCCGGTTCAGCCGGATGTGTGGACTCGAAGAACAATGCTCGCTTGCACTTGATGACTATCAAGATCGACGACACTGGTCCCACCGTCAGCCGGCGCAATTTCCGCTGGTCTTGGGACCAAGATGCCTTTGTCGAGGTGGGTTCGGATTGA